The Panicum virgatum strain AP13 chromosome 5K, P.virgatum_v5, whole genome shotgun sequence genome has a window encoding:
- the LOC120707151 gene encoding protein NRT1/ PTR FAMILY 6.2-like produces the protein MDGKKVQQERAAWGAGDGRGNLVQDAVDYRGCRADKSSTGGWVAAALALGIELCERLSTMGIAVNLVTYLTGTMHLPSAAAANVVTDFMGTSFLLCLLGGFLADSFLGRYLTIAIFALVQAIGTGLLAVSTEVRQLRPPPCGPGAAGPCEQATGLQMGVLYVCLYLIALGTGGLKSSVSGFGTDQFDERDARERAAMGLFFNRFFFFISVGTLLAVTVLVYVQDHVGRSWAYGICAGAMLVAVGVFLSGTRRYRYRRSSGSPIGHILQVLVAAARKRGIKQPLTASALYEDRLDHARIPHTAQFACLDRAAVMAGDDDNEVGSDGRPVPNPWKLCSVSRVEEVKMVARLMPVWATTILFWTIYAQMITFSVEQATTMDRRMGGFEIPAASLTVFFVGAIMLTLAVYDRVFVQLCRSLMTGRQGLTNLEKIGIGLVLSIVGMAAAASCEKKRLAVAATSAAAAAGHEPLPISVFMLTPQFLLVGAGEAFIYTGQLDFFITRSPKGMKTMSTGLFLTTLSLGFFLSSALVSLVKGCTRWLGDTINNSRLDYFYWLLAVLSVVNLVAYLVCAMWATPPASSQAEQPQIAMTADEKC, from the exons ATG GACGGGAAGAAGGTGCAGCAGGAGCGGGCGGCGtggggcgccggcgacggccgcggcAACCTGGTGCAGGACGCGGTGGACTACAGGGGCTGCCGGGCGGACAAGTCCAGCACGGGCGgctgggtggcggcggcgctggccctcGGGATCGAGCTCTGCGAGCGCCTCTCCACCATGGGCATCGCCGTGAACCTCGTCACCTACCTCACGGGCACCATGCACCTGcccagcgccgcggccgccaacgTCGTCACCGACTTCATGggcacctccttcctcctctgcctcctcGGCGGCTTCCTCGCCGACTCCTTCCTCGGCCGGTACCTCACCATCGCCATCTTCGCCCTCGTCCAAGCCATC GGAACGGGGCTCCTGGCGGTGTCGACGGAGGTGCGGCagctacggccgccgccgtgcggacCCGGAGCTGCCGGACCGTGCGAGCAGGCCACGGGGCTCCAGATGGGCGTTCTCTACGTGTGCCTCTACCTCATCGCGCTCGGCACCGGCGGGCTCAAGTCCAGCGTCTCGGGCTTCGGCACCGACCAGTTCGACGAGCGCGACGCCCGCGAGCGCGCCGCCATGGGCCTCTTCTTCaaccgcttcttcttcttcatcagcgTCGGCACGCTCCTCGCCGTCACCGTCCTCGTCTACGTCCAGGACCACGTCGGCCGAAGCTGGGCGTACGGCATCTGCGCCGGCGCCATGCTCGTCGCCGTCGGCGTCTTCCTCTCCGGCACCAGGCGCTACCGCTACAGGCGCAGCTCCGGGAGCCCCATCGGGCACATCCTCCaggtcctcgtcgccgccgcccggaagCGGGGCATCAAGCAGCCGCTCACCGCCTCCGCGCTCTACGAGGACCGCCTCGACCACGCGCGCATCCCCCACACCGCCCAGTTCGCGTGCCTGGACAGGGCGGCCGTgatggccggcgacgacgacaacGAGGTGGGGAGCGACGGCCGGCCGGTGCCCAACCCGTGGAAGCTGTGCTCCGTGTCCCGCGTCGAGGAGGTGAAGATGGTGGCGCGGCTGATGCCGGTGTGGGCGACGACGATCCTGTTCTGGACCATCTACGCGCAGATGATCACCTTCTCCGTGGAGCAGGCGACCACCATGGACCGGCGCATGGGCGGCTTCGAGATCCCGGCCGCCTCGCTCACCGTCTTCTTCGTCGGCGCCATCATGCTCACTCTCGCCGTCTACGACCGCGTGTTCGTGCAGCTCTGCCGGAGCCTCATGACGGGCCGGCAGGGGCTCACCAACCTGGAGAAGATCGGCATCGGCCTGGTCCTCTCCATCGTcggcatggccgccgccgccagctgcgAGAAGAAGCGCCTCGCCGTGGCAGccacgagcgcggcggcggcggcggggcacgagCCGCTGCCCATCAGCGTGTTCATGCTGACGCCGCAGTTCCTGCTGgtgggcgccggcgaggcgttCATCTACACGGGGCAGCTGGACTTCTTCATCACGCGGTCGCCCAAGGGCATGAAGACCATGAGCACGGGCCTCTTCCTCACCACGCTCTCGCTCGGCTTCTTCCTCAGCAGCGCGCTCGTATCGCTCGTCAAGGGCTGCACGCGGTGGCTCGGCGACACCATCAACAACAGCCGCCTCGACTACTTCTACTGGCTGCTTGCCGTGCTCAGCGTCGTCAACCTCGTCGCCTACCTCGTCTGCGCCATGtgggccacgccgccggccagcagccAGGCGGAGCAGCCACAGATCGCGATGACAGCCGACGAGAAATGCTAG